A stretch of Branchiostoma lanceolatum isolate klBraLanc5 chromosome 14, klBraLanc5.hap2, whole genome shotgun sequence DNA encodes these proteins:
- the LOC136448358 gene encoding alpha-(1,3)-fucosyltransferase 10-like, producing the protein MAALGRYFRVVFVLIVVFFFIICFQILARLHNEEEKWDLLEDGLWMERSVDYGGRLVLDDLDEHDRDNISVSKMDIKVPIILWWTPLTGERGKVKQCDLGKCFFTVDRHFKDHPKTQVFVFYGTDFSPKDLPLPRKAHHEWALFHEESPKNNYLLCHEPVMNLFNHTATFRRHSDYPLTTQYLGKLDDLTDKKYFVPTKTKNSLPLSPLVYVHADCDPPSDRDNYVKELMQYIGVDAYGQCLHNKDLPKKLEDPLTMDDSDFYKIMAQYKFTLAFENAVCEDYITEKLWRPLHLGSVPIYFGSPSIKDWLPSNKSAILASDFSGPKELAEFLTNLNNDDAEYEKYLDYKFVKVTNEKLIRHMKTREWGIDDYTKINFIEGFECFMCNRIHRDMMENLHVVRHVATKDHYGCPRPKLPQNQGKMDMWLQMYDRAGFGAKTLHHYVLSGKNMTQEEYLSHLEKLQREHGGKRLEWVLEER; encoded by the exons ATCCTAGCAAGATTACACAATGAGGAGGAGAAATGGGATCTCTTAGAGGATGGACTATGGATGGAGAGAAGTGTGGACTACGGAGGAAGACTTGTTCTTG ATGACCTTGATGAACATGACAGGGATAACATTTCCGTTTCCAAAATGGACATCAAAGTTCCCATCATACTTTGGTGGACACCTTTGACAGGAGAGCGAGGGAAAGTGAAGCAGTGTGACCTTGGAAAGTGCTTCTTTACTGTGGACAGACACTTCAAGGATCACCCCAAAACACAG GTGTTTGTGTTTTATGGAACGGACTTCAGTCCCAAGGacctccccctccccaggaAGGCACACCATGAATGGGCACTCTTCCACGAGGAGTCGCCAAAAAACAACTACCTTCTCTGCCACGAGCCAGTCATGAACCTCTTCAACCACACCGCCACGTTCCGCAGACACTCGGACTATCCTCTCACAACTCAGTACTTGGGCAAACTCGACGACCTGACTGATAAGAAATATTTCGTACCGACGAAGACGAAAAATTCTCTCCCTTTGTCTCCTCTTGTTTACGTTCATGCCGACTGTGATCCACCTTCGGACAGAGACAATTATGTAAAGGAGCTGATGCAATACATAGGTGTGGATGCTTACGGACAGTGTCTTCATAATAAAGACTTACCTAAGAAGCTAGAGGACCCACTGACAATGGATGACTCAGACTTCTACAAAATCATGGCCCAGTACAAGTTCACTCTAGCCTTCGAGAATGCGGTTTGCGAGGACTACATCACAGAGAAACTGTGGCGTCCACTGCATCTCGGTTCAGTGCCCATCTATTTTGGATCCCCGAGCATCAAAGATTGGCTGCCAAGTAACAAGTCTGCGATACTTGCGAGCGACTTCTCAGGTCCAAAAGAGCTCGCTGAGTTTTTGACCAACCTTAACAACGACGATGCTGAGTATGAAAAATACTTGGACTACAAGTTCGTCAAGGTCACAAACGAGAAGCTCATCAGACATATGAAGACGAGAGAATGGGGTATAGATGACTACACCAAAATAAACTTCATTGAGGGGTTTGAATGTTTTATGTGCAATAGAATTCACAGAGACATGATGGAGAATCTCCATGTTGTCAGGCATGTAGCTACGAAGGACCACTATGGCTGCCCAAGGCCAAAGTTACCACAAAACCAGGGAAAAATGGACATGTGGCTACAGATGTATGATAGAGCAGGGTTTGGTGCCAAAACTTTACATCATTATGTTCTATCAGGTAAAAATATGACACAGGAAGAATATCTATCACATTTAGAGAAACTGCAAAGAGAACATGGGGGTAAGAGACTGGAGTGGGTTTTGGAAGAAAGATAG